A single window of Danio rerio strain Tuebingen ecotype United States chromosome 15, GRCz12tu, whole genome shotgun sequence DNA harbors:
- the znf970 gene encoding uncharacterized protein znf970 isoform X1, with protein MRRSSPAQVFLMKKRVSKPTEQQIMMKMAFIKEESEDLRIEETFTVKHEETEEQTDMMAFKEENQEPKNTEEPDSREEHARLHAAEKPHTCPQCGKSFKQKGKLRVHLRIHTREKPLSCSECGLNFSRKSVLNRHMRTHSGENPFTCRECGISFSRKDALSRHMRVHTREKPFSCQRCGKSFTQDGSLKRHMLTHTGKKTHTCQQCGQRFFNKWILERHMRQHTGEKPYTCQQCGRSFTLKSTLDAHLRIHTGEKPYVCSQCGKSFRHNVTLTNHMKTHKNMMAHKEDSQEPKNTEESNLSKKHARSLAVEKPHTCPQCGKSFKQKGKLCVHLRIHTREKPLSCSECGLNFSRKSVLSRHMRTHSGENPFTCRECGISFSRKDALSRHMRVHTREKPFSCQQCGKSFTQDGSLKRHMLTHTGKKTHTCQQCGQRFFNKWILERHMRQHTGEKPYTCQQCGRSFTLKSTLDAHLRIHTGEKPYVCSQCGKSFRHNMTLTNHMKTHKNMMAHKEDSQEPKNTEEPNRRKKHARIHAAEKPHTCPQCGKSFKQKGKLHVHMRIHTREKPLSCSECGLNLSRKDALSRHMRVHTREKPFSCQRCGKSFTQDGSLKRHMLTHTGKKTHTCQQCGQRFFNKWILERHMRQHTGEKPYTCQQCGRSFTLKSTLDAHLRIHTGEKPYVCSQCGKSFRHNVTLTNHMKTHKNMMAHKEDSQEPKNTEEPNLSKKHARSHAVEKPHTCPQCGKSFKQKGKLCVHLRIYTREKPLSCSECGLNFSRKSVLSRHMRSHTKENPFTCRECGISFSRKDALSRHMRVHTREKPFSCQQCGKSFTQDGTLKRHMLTHTGKKTHTCQQCGQRFFCKWILERHMRQHTGEKPYTCQQCGRSFTLKSTLDAHLRIHTGEKPYVCSQCGKSFRHNVTLTNHMKTHR; from the exons ATGCGCCGATCTTCTCCAGCTCAAGTCTTTCTGATGAAGAAAAG AGTGTCCAAACCCACAGAACAGCAGATTATGAtgaagatggcgtttattaaagaggagagtgaagacctgaggattgaagaaacattcacagtcaaacatgaagagACTGAGGAACAAACAG ACATGATGGCATTCAAAGAAGAGAATCAAGAACCGAAGAACACTGAAGAACCTGATTCGAGAGAGGAACATGCGAGACTTCACGCTGCAGAAAAGCCACACACGTgtcctcagtgtggaaagagtttcaaacAAAAAGGAAAACTTCGTGTCCACTTGAGAATTCACACCAGAGAAAAGCCCCTCAGCTGCAGTGAATGTGGACTAAACTTCAGTCGAAAATCAGTCCTAAACAGACACATGAGGACTCACTCTGGAGAAAACCCCTTCACCTGTCGGGAGTGTGGGATAAGCTTCAGTCGTAAAGATGCGTTGAGCAGACACATGAGGGTTCACACCAgagagaagcctttcagctgtcaacggtgtggaaagagtttcactcaAGATGGAAGCCTCAAACGCCACATGCTAACACACACCGGAAAGAAGACTCACACCTGCCAGCAATGCGGACAACGGTTTTTCAATAAATGGATTCTTGAACGCCACATGAGACAGCACACAGGAGAGAAGCcttacacatgccaacagtgcgGAAGAAGTTTTACTCTTAAATCAACTCTTGATGCGCACttgaggattcacaccggagagaagccgtatGTCTGCAgccaatgtgggaagagtttcagacataACGTGACCCTGACTAACCACATGAAGACTCACAAAA ACATGATGGCACACAAAGAAGACAGTCAAGAACCGAAGAACACTGAAGAATCCAATTTGAGTAAGAAACATGCAAGAAGTCTCGCTGTAGAAAAGCCCCACACGTgtcctcagtgtggaaagagtttcaaacAAAAAGGAAAACTTTGTGTCCACTTGAGAATTCACACCAGAGAAAAGCCCCTCAGCTGCAGTGAATGTGGACTAAACTTCAGTCGAAAATCAGTCCTGAGCAGACACATGAGGACTCACTCTGGAGAAAACCCCTTCACCTGTCGGGAGTGTGGGATAAGCTTCAGTCGTAAAGATGCGTTGAGCAGACACATGAGGGTTCACACCAgagagaagcctttcagctgtcaacaatgtggaaagagtttcactcaAGATGGAAGCCTCAAACGCCACATGCTAACACACACCGGAAAGAAGACTCACACCTGCCAGCAATGCGGACAACGGTTTTTCAATAAATGGATTCTTGAACGTCACATGAGACAGCACACAGGAGAGAAGCcttacacatgccaacagtgcgGAAGAAGTTTTACTCTTAAATCAACTCTTGATGCGCACttgaggattcacaccggagagaagccgtatGTCTGCAgccaatgtgggaagagtttcagacataACATGACCCTGACTAACCACATGAAGACTCACAAAA ACATGATGGCACACAAAGAAGACAGTCAAGAACCGAAGAACACTGAAGAACCCAATCGGAGAAAGAAACATGCAAGAATTCATGCTGCAGAAAAGCCACACACGTgtcctcagtgtggaaagagtttcaaacAAAAAGGAAAACTTCAtgtccacatgagaattcacaccaGAGAAAAGCCCCTCAGCTGCAGTGAATGTGGACTGAACCTCAGTCGTAAAGATGCGTTGAGCAGACACATGAGGGTTCACACCAgagagaagcctttcagctgtcaacggtgtggaaagagtttcactcaAGATGGAAGCCTCAAACGCCACATGCTAACACACACCGGAAAGAAGACTCACACCTGCCAGCAATGCGGACAACGGTTTTTCAATAAATGGATTCTTGAACGCCACATGAGACAGCACACAGGAGAGAAGCcttacacatgccaacagtgcgGAAGAAGTTTTACTCTTAAATCAACTCTTGATGCGCACttgaggattcacaccggagagaagccgtatGTCTGCAgccaatgtgggaagagtttcagacataACGTGACCCTGACTAACCACATGAAGACTCACAAAA ACATGATGGCACACAAAGAAGACAGTCAAGAACCGAAGAACACTGAAGAACCCAATTTGAGTAAGAAACATGCAAGAAGTCATGCTGTAGAAAAGCCCCACACgtgccctcagtgtggaaagagtttcaaacAAAAAGGAAAACTTTGTGTCCACTTGAGAATTTACACCAGAGAAAAGCCCCTCAGCTGCAGTGAATGTGGACTAAACTTCAGTCGAAAATCAGTCCTGAGCAGACACATGAGGAGTCACACTAAAGAAAACCCCTTCACCTGTCGGGAGTGTGGGATAAGCTTCAGTCGGAAAGATGCGTTGAGCAGACACATGAGGGTTCACACCAgagagaagcctttcagctgtcaacaatgtggaaagagtttcactcaAGATGGAACCCTCAAACGCCACATGCTAACACACACCGGAAAGAAGACTCACACCTGCCAGCAATGCGGACAACGGTTTTTCTGTAAATGGATTCTTGAACGCCACATGAGACAGCACACAGGAGAGAAGCcttacacatgccaacagtgcgGAAGAAGTTTTACTCTTAAATCAACTCTTGATGCGCACttgaggattcacaccggagagaagccgtatGTCTGCAgccaatgtgggaagagtttcagacataACGTGACCCTGACTAACCACATGAAGACTCACAGATAA
- the znf970 gene encoding uncharacterized protein znf970 isoform X2 yields MMKMAFIKEESEDLRIEETFTVKHEETEEQTDMMAFKEENQEPKNTEEPDSREEHARLHAAEKPHTCPQCGKSFKQKGKLRVHLRIHTREKPLSCSECGLNFSRKSVLNRHMRTHSGENPFTCRECGISFSRKDALSRHMRVHTREKPFSCQRCGKSFTQDGSLKRHMLTHTGKKTHTCQQCGQRFFNKWILERHMRQHTGEKPYTCQQCGRSFTLKSTLDAHLRIHTGEKPYVCSQCGKSFRHNVTLTNHMKTHKNMMAHKEDSQEPKNTEESNLSKKHARSLAVEKPHTCPQCGKSFKQKGKLCVHLRIHTREKPLSCSECGLNFSRKSVLSRHMRTHSGENPFTCRECGISFSRKDALSRHMRVHTREKPFSCQQCGKSFTQDGSLKRHMLTHTGKKTHTCQQCGQRFFNKWILERHMRQHTGEKPYTCQQCGRSFTLKSTLDAHLRIHTGEKPYVCSQCGKSFRHNMTLTNHMKTHKNMMAHKEDSQEPKNTEEPNRRKKHARIHAAEKPHTCPQCGKSFKQKGKLHVHMRIHTREKPLSCSECGLNLSRKDALSRHMRVHTREKPFSCQRCGKSFTQDGSLKRHMLTHTGKKTHTCQQCGQRFFNKWILERHMRQHTGEKPYTCQQCGRSFTLKSTLDAHLRIHTGEKPYVCSQCGKSFRHNVTLTNHMKTHKNMMAHKEDSQEPKNTEEPNLSKKHARSHAVEKPHTCPQCGKSFKQKGKLCVHLRIYTREKPLSCSECGLNFSRKSVLSRHMRSHTKENPFTCRECGISFSRKDALSRHMRVHTREKPFSCQQCGKSFTQDGTLKRHMLTHTGKKTHTCQQCGQRFFCKWILERHMRQHTGEKPYTCQQCGRSFTLKSTLDAHLRIHTGEKPYVCSQCGKSFRHNVTLTNHMKTHR; encoded by the exons ATGAtgaagatggcgtttattaaagaggagagtgaagacctgaggattgaagaaacattcacagtcaaacatgaagagACTGAGGAACAAACAG ACATGATGGCATTCAAAGAAGAGAATCAAGAACCGAAGAACACTGAAGAACCTGATTCGAGAGAGGAACATGCGAGACTTCACGCTGCAGAAAAGCCACACACGTgtcctcagtgtggaaagagtttcaaacAAAAAGGAAAACTTCGTGTCCACTTGAGAATTCACACCAGAGAAAAGCCCCTCAGCTGCAGTGAATGTGGACTAAACTTCAGTCGAAAATCAGTCCTAAACAGACACATGAGGACTCACTCTGGAGAAAACCCCTTCACCTGTCGGGAGTGTGGGATAAGCTTCAGTCGTAAAGATGCGTTGAGCAGACACATGAGGGTTCACACCAgagagaagcctttcagctgtcaacggtgtggaaagagtttcactcaAGATGGAAGCCTCAAACGCCACATGCTAACACACACCGGAAAGAAGACTCACACCTGCCAGCAATGCGGACAACGGTTTTTCAATAAATGGATTCTTGAACGCCACATGAGACAGCACACAGGAGAGAAGCcttacacatgccaacagtgcgGAAGAAGTTTTACTCTTAAATCAACTCTTGATGCGCACttgaggattcacaccggagagaagccgtatGTCTGCAgccaatgtgggaagagtttcagacataACGTGACCCTGACTAACCACATGAAGACTCACAAAA ACATGATGGCACACAAAGAAGACAGTCAAGAACCGAAGAACACTGAAGAATCCAATTTGAGTAAGAAACATGCAAGAAGTCTCGCTGTAGAAAAGCCCCACACGTgtcctcagtgtggaaagagtttcaaacAAAAAGGAAAACTTTGTGTCCACTTGAGAATTCACACCAGAGAAAAGCCCCTCAGCTGCAGTGAATGTGGACTAAACTTCAGTCGAAAATCAGTCCTGAGCAGACACATGAGGACTCACTCTGGAGAAAACCCCTTCACCTGTCGGGAGTGTGGGATAAGCTTCAGTCGTAAAGATGCGTTGAGCAGACACATGAGGGTTCACACCAgagagaagcctttcagctgtcaacaatgtggaaagagtttcactcaAGATGGAAGCCTCAAACGCCACATGCTAACACACACCGGAAAGAAGACTCACACCTGCCAGCAATGCGGACAACGGTTTTTCAATAAATGGATTCTTGAACGTCACATGAGACAGCACACAGGAGAGAAGCcttacacatgccaacagtgcgGAAGAAGTTTTACTCTTAAATCAACTCTTGATGCGCACttgaggattcacaccggagagaagccgtatGTCTGCAgccaatgtgggaagagtttcagacataACATGACCCTGACTAACCACATGAAGACTCACAAAA ACATGATGGCACACAAAGAAGACAGTCAAGAACCGAAGAACACTGAAGAACCCAATCGGAGAAAGAAACATGCAAGAATTCATGCTGCAGAAAAGCCACACACGTgtcctcagtgtggaaagagtttcaaacAAAAAGGAAAACTTCAtgtccacatgagaattcacaccaGAGAAAAGCCCCTCAGCTGCAGTGAATGTGGACTGAACCTCAGTCGTAAAGATGCGTTGAGCAGACACATGAGGGTTCACACCAgagagaagcctttcagctgtcaacggtgtggaaagagtttcactcaAGATGGAAGCCTCAAACGCCACATGCTAACACACACCGGAAAGAAGACTCACACCTGCCAGCAATGCGGACAACGGTTTTTCAATAAATGGATTCTTGAACGCCACATGAGACAGCACACAGGAGAGAAGCcttacacatgccaacagtgcgGAAGAAGTTTTACTCTTAAATCAACTCTTGATGCGCACttgaggattcacaccggagagaagccgtatGTCTGCAgccaatgtgggaagagtttcagacataACGTGACCCTGACTAACCACATGAAGACTCACAAAA ACATGATGGCACACAAAGAAGACAGTCAAGAACCGAAGAACACTGAAGAACCCAATTTGAGTAAGAAACATGCAAGAAGTCATGCTGTAGAAAAGCCCCACACgtgccctcagtgtggaaagagtttcaaacAAAAAGGAAAACTTTGTGTCCACTTGAGAATTTACACCAGAGAAAAGCCCCTCAGCTGCAGTGAATGTGGACTAAACTTCAGTCGAAAATCAGTCCTGAGCAGACACATGAGGAGTCACACTAAAGAAAACCCCTTCACCTGTCGGGAGTGTGGGATAAGCTTCAGTCGGAAAGATGCGTTGAGCAGACACATGAGGGTTCACACCAgagagaagcctttcagctgtcaacaatgtggaaagagtttcactcaAGATGGAACCCTCAAACGCCACATGCTAACACACACCGGAAAGAAGACTCACACCTGCCAGCAATGCGGACAACGGTTTTTCTGTAAATGGATTCTTGAACGCCACATGAGACAGCACACAGGAGAGAAGCcttacacatgccaacagtgcgGAAGAAGTTTTACTCTTAAATCAACTCTTGATGCGCACttgaggattcacaccggagagaagccgtatGTCTGCAgccaatgtgggaagagtttcagacataACGTGACCCTGACTAACCACATGAAGACTCACAGATAA